Proteins from a genomic interval of Fusarium oxysporum Fo47 chromosome I, complete sequence:
- a CDS encoding SUMO family protein SMT3, giving the protein MSNENENGTPGEQAPANSEHLNIKVTDNNNEVFFKIKRTTKLEKLMGAFCERQGKATSSVRFLFDGTRVQPTDTPDALEMQDGDTLEVHQEQVGGSAQ; this is encoded by the exons ATGTCCAACGAGAACGAAAACGGAACTCCTGGCGAGCAGGCACCCGCCAACTCGGAGCacctcaacatcaaggtcaccgacaacaacaacgaggtcttcttcaagatcaagcgCACTAcaaagcttgagaagcttatGGGCGCTTTTTGCGAGCGCCAGGGAAAGGCGACCAGCTCCGTGCGATTTCTTTTCGACGGCACGCGAGTCCAACCCACCGATACACCCGATGCG CTCGAGATGCAGGATGGCGATACCCTCGAGGTCCATCAGGAGCAGGTGGGCGGATCTGCACAGTAA